A genomic region of Alistipes megaguti contains the following coding sequences:
- a CDS encoding DNA alkylation repair protein translates to MDFTTRMTALLGAFRRERNGAVADSMRYYGRTYGLNYGVSLPTLRRLARAESTDHDFARYLYQQDVRELRLAAFHIADPGRLTPDEFPFWGDGLLNSEMAEEGAFALLGRTPSLPALFDAWTTPEAGWLQQYAVLMAVARTEAPQTAWIPRVVDIVRRAAASEFQESHLLAQGAVAALVNFGSRSEENRLAVQQVVDSLGTHPAEELVREELSWRLDPDL, encoded by the coding sequence ATGGATTTCACCACGCGAATGACCGCGTTGCTTGGCGCCTTTCGCCGGGAGCGGAACGGCGCCGTAGCCGACTCGATGCGCTATTACGGCCGCACGTACGGCTTGAACTACGGTGTGAGCCTTCCGACCCTGCGCCGTCTGGCCCGGGCCGAGTCCACGGATCACGACTTTGCCCGCTATCTCTATCAGCAGGATGTCCGCGAGTTGCGCCTGGCAGCCTTCCATATCGCCGATCCCGGGCGCCTCACACCGGACGAATTTCCGTTCTGGGGCGACGGGTTGCTCAACTCCGAAATGGCCGAAGAGGGGGCCTTTGCCCTGCTGGGACGGACGCCTTCGCTTCCGGCGCTTTTCGACGCATGGACGACCCCCGAAGCCGGCTGGCTCCAGCAGTATGCGGTGCTGATGGCCGTTGCTCGGACCGAAGCTCCGCAGACGGCATGGATTCCGCGCGTGGTCGATATCGTTCGCCGGGCGGCAGCGTCGGAGTTTCAGGAGAGCCATTTGCTGGCACAGGGAGCCGTTGCGGCGCTGGTCAACTTCGGCTCCCGGAGCGAGGAGAACCGCCTTGCCGTGCAGCAGGTCGTCGATTCGCTGGGGACGCACCCCGCCGAGGAGCTGGTCCGCGAGGAGCTTTCGTGGCGGCTGGACCCGGATCTCTGA
- a CDS encoding sugar phosphate nucleotidyltransferase encodes MVKPTLLVLAAGMGSRYGSLKQMDGVGPNNEAIIDYSIYDAIRAGFGKVVFVIRHSFAKEFQEIFSADRFGGRIAVEFVFQELDYLPEGLTVPEGRVKPWGTNHAVMMAADAIHEPFAVINADDFYGAEAYQTIGEYLSQLDGSKDRYCMVAYDLNRTLSANGTVSRGVCGVDKDGNLSSMVERTQIERMPDGKIVFHDGGADEELAEDTPVSMNLFGFTPDYFDHTKAYFRTWYEANRDNIKAEFYIPTMVNKLIGDGTSTLRVLRSAAQWHGVTYKEDKPALMAAIEKMISEGKYPRNLWK; translated from the coding sequence ATGGTAAAACCCACATTATTGGTACTCGCCGCGGGCATGGGATCCCGCTACGGGTCGCTCAAGCAGATGGACGGAGTCGGTCCGAACAACGAAGCGATCATCGACTATTCGATCTACGATGCCATCCGGGCCGGATTCGGCAAGGTGGTCTTCGTCATCCGCCACTCCTTTGCCAAGGAGTTCCAGGAGATTTTTTCGGCCGACCGGTTTGGCGGGCGTATTGCCGTGGAGTTTGTTTTCCAGGAGTTGGACTACCTGCCCGAGGGGCTGACCGTTCCCGAGGGGCGCGTGAAGCCGTGGGGGACGAACCATGCGGTGATGATGGCGGCCGATGCGATCCACGAGCCGTTTGCGGTGATCAACGCCGACGATTTCTACGGAGCCGAGGCATACCAGACCATCGGCGAATACCTTTCGCAGCTCGACGGCAGCAAGGACCGCTACTGCATGGTGGCCTACGATCTGAACAGGACGCTGTCGGCGAACGGCACGGTTTCGCGCGGGGTCTGCGGCGTGGATAAGGACGGCAACCTCTCGTCGATGGTCGAGCGGACGCAGATCGAGCGGATGCCCGACGGGAAGATCGTCTTCCACGACGGCGGAGCCGACGAGGAACTGGCCGAGGATACGCCGGTTTCGATGAACCTGTTTGGCTTCACGCCGGACTATTTCGACCACACGAAGGCCTATTTCCGAACCTGGTACGAGGCCAACCGGGACAATATCAAGGCGGAGTTCTACATTCCGACGATGGTCAACAAACTGATCGGTGACGGGACGTCGACGCTTCGCGTGCTGCGTTCGGCCGCCCAGTGGCACGGCGTAACCTACAAGGAGGACAAACCGGCGCTGATGGCCGCCATCGAGAAGATGATCTCGGAGGGCAAATACCCGCGCAACCTCTGGAAATAA
- a CDS encoding lactate utilization protein, giving the protein MTTEKLNTCAEALRRHHFETAVVENTQEAFDRIKAVVEAEAPKIVSFGDSKTMRKTGIIDWLRDNGDWTLLDGFNPDMPRPERLEIRRQALMSDLFITGINAVTEEGTLHWLDMVGNRIAPVAFGPRKVILVAGRNKIVANREEAEERIRRIAAPQNIARHPGFRTPCAKTGVCMDCNSPDRICNTRMEMLRCYPAGRILVILIDQELGL; this is encoded by the coding sequence ATGACGACTGAAAAGCTCAACACCTGCGCCGAAGCGCTCCGCCGCCACCATTTCGAAACCGCCGTCGTCGAAAACACACAGGAGGCCTTCGATCGGATCAAGGCCGTCGTCGAGGCCGAAGCGCCGAAGATCGTCTCGTTCGGCGACTCGAAGACCATGCGCAAAACCGGAATCATCGACTGGCTGCGCGATAACGGCGACTGGACGCTGCTCGACGGATTCAACCCCGACATGCCGCGTCCGGAACGCCTCGAAATACGCCGTCAGGCCCTGATGTCCGACCTCTTCATCACGGGCATCAACGCCGTGACCGAGGAGGGGACGCTCCACTGGCTCGACATGGTCGGAAACCGCATCGCTCCCGTGGCGTTCGGCCCCCGCAAGGTGATCCTCGTCGCAGGCCGCAACAAGATCGTCGCCAATCGCGAGGAGGCCGAAGAGCGCATCCGCCGCATCGCCGCCCCGCAGAACATCGCCCGCCATCCGGGATTCCGAACCCCGTGTGCCAAAACCGGCGTCTGCATGGACTGCAACTCCCCGGACCGTATCTGCAACACCCGCATGGAGATGCTGCGCTGCTACCCCGCAGGGCGTATTCTCGTCATTCTGATCGATCAGGAGCTCGGATTATGA
- the radA gene encoding DNA repair protein RadA codes for MVAKVKKAYFCKNCGFEAPKWLGKCPSCGEWNTFTEEIIARESGLVAAAAAGPLPATKPQRVRDIRESEHRRIDLGNPEVNRVLGGGMVPGSLILLGGEPGIGKSTLSLQIALAANGLKTLYVSGEESAEQIKMRAQRIGVGNDECLIYPETLMENIIAQMAEQKPDLVIIDSIQTIYTEVLDSSAGSVSQIRECAASLLKYAKTTGTSIFIIGHITKDGAIAGPKILEHIVDVVLQFEGDSNNVYRILRGIKNRFGATFEIGVFEMLEEGLRGVDNPSEILLTHYEEPLSGIAVGASADGVRPYLIEVQALVSGAAYGTPQRSSTGYDARRMNMLLAVLEKRVGMKMFQKDVFLNFAGGFKVADPGLDLAVVAAVISSYYDRPVADGVCCAGEIGLSGEVRPAPRSEQRISEAARLGFRRIVVSAYLPKGTKHPKGIEVVRISSIDQLPKALFVE; via the coding sequence ATGGTTGCCAAGGTCAAAAAAGCCTACTTCTGCAAAAACTGCGGCTTCGAAGCCCCGAAATGGCTCGGGAAATGCCCCTCGTGCGGCGAATGGAACACCTTCACCGAGGAGATCATCGCCCGCGAAAGCGGTCTGGTGGCCGCAGCCGCGGCCGGTCCGCTCCCTGCGACGAAGCCCCAGCGCGTGCGCGACATCCGCGAAAGCGAACACCGCCGGATCGATCTCGGAAACCCGGAGGTCAACCGCGTACTGGGCGGCGGAATGGTTCCCGGTTCGCTGATCCTGCTCGGCGGTGAGCCCGGAATCGGAAAGTCAACCCTCTCGCTGCAGATCGCCCTGGCGGCAAACGGGCTGAAGACCCTCTACGTCTCGGGCGAGGAGTCGGCCGAACAGATCAAGATGCGCGCCCAGCGGATCGGCGTCGGAAACGACGAGTGTCTGATCTATCCCGAAACGCTGATGGAGAACATCATCGCGCAGATGGCCGAGCAGAAGCCCGATCTGGTCATCATCGATTCGATTCAGACCATCTACACCGAGGTGCTCGACTCCTCGGCCGGTAGCGTCTCGCAGATCCGCGAGTGCGCCGCCTCGCTGCTCAAGTATGCCAAAACGACCGGCACATCGATCTTCATCATCGGACACATCACCAAGGACGGTGCCATCGCCGGTCCCAAGATCCTCGAACACATCGTCGATGTTGTCCTGCAGTTCGAGGGCGACAGCAACAACGTCTACCGCATTCTGCGCGGTATCAAGAACCGTTTCGGAGCCACGTTCGAAATCGGCGTCTTCGAAATGCTCGAAGAGGGGCTGCGCGGCGTCGACAACCCCTCGGAAATTCTGCTGACCCACTACGAAGAGCCGCTGTCGGGAATTGCCGTCGGGGCTTCGGCCGACGGCGTAAGACCCTATCTGATCGAGGTGCAGGCCCTGGTCAGCGGCGCCGCCTACGGCACCCCGCAGCGTTCGTCGACCGGTTACGACGCCCGGCGGATGAACATGCTGCTGGCCGTACTCGAAAAAAGGGTCGGCATGAAGATGTTCCAGAAGGATGTCTTCCTGAACTTCGCCGGAGGATTCAAGGTCGCCGATCCGGGGCTCGATCTGGCCGTCGTGGCCGCCGTCATCTCCTCCTACTACGATCGCCCCGTGGCCGACGGGGTCTGCTGCGCCGGCGAAATCGGCCTCTCGGGCGAGGTGCGTCCCGCCCCCCGTTCGGAACAGCGTATCAGCGAGGCCGCACGGCTCGGATTCCGACGCATCGTCGTCTCGGCCTATCTGCCCAAAGGGACCAAGCATCCCAAAGGGATCGAGGTCGTCCGAATCAGCAGCATCGACCAGCTTCCCAAGGCCCTCTTCGTGGAGTAG
- a CDS encoding 1-deoxy-D-xylulose-5-phosphate reductoisomerase, which translates to MKQRLAILGSTGSIGVQTLDIARENPDRFEVRILSAHRNWEQLARQAREFDADTVVIADKQYYTPLCEALADTDTKVYAGEEAVAQVAAGGDSDVVVNALVGYAGLAPTVAAVSAGKKLALANKESLVVGGACVMPLAREHKAPILPIDSEHSAIFQCLLGEHAPVRRLLITCSGGAFRDLKREELASVTVEQALHHPQWHMGAKITIDSSTLVNKGFEVIEAHWLFGTPPERIAVVMHPQSIVHSMVEFEDGAIKAQLGEPDMRMPISFALMFPDRATRPDARFSFADHPQLSFGPVDGEKYPALGIAYECLRRGGTAPCTMNGANEVAVAAFLARQCSWLDIVRTIEHTLDKAAFTARPSLGDLAEADREARQLAARFLGVDTTPARRG; encoded by the coding sequence ATGAAACAACGCCTCGCCATCCTCGGATCCACCGGCTCGATCGGTGTGCAGACCCTCGACATCGCCCGTGAAAACCCCGACCGCTTCGAAGTGAGGATCCTTTCAGCCCACCGCAACTGGGAACAACTCGCCCGTCAGGCCCGCGAATTCGACGCCGATACGGTGGTCATCGCAGACAAACAATACTACACGCCGCTGTGCGAGGCCCTCGCCGATACCGACACGAAGGTCTATGCCGGCGAGGAGGCCGTGGCTCAGGTAGCCGCCGGAGGCGATTCCGACGTGGTGGTCAACGCCCTGGTCGGATATGCCGGCCTCGCGCCTACGGTGGCCGCCGTCAGCGCCGGCAAAAAGCTCGCTCTGGCCAACAAGGAGTCGCTCGTGGTCGGCGGTGCGTGCGTCATGCCCCTGGCCCGCGAACACAAGGCCCCGATCCTGCCCATTGATTCGGAACATTCGGCCATCTTCCAGTGTCTGCTGGGCGAACACGCGCCGGTGCGCAGGCTCCTCATCACCTGCAGCGGAGGCGCATTCCGCGACCTGAAGCGCGAAGAGCTGGCCTCGGTCACCGTCGAGCAGGCCCTCCACCACCCCCAGTGGCACATGGGTGCCAAGATCACGATCGACTCCTCGACACTCGTCAACAAGGGTTTCGAGGTCATCGAGGCCCACTGGCTGTTCGGAACCCCGCCCGAACGCATCGCGGTGGTGATGCACCCCCAGTCGATCGTCCACTCGATGGTCGAATTCGAGGACGGAGCCATCAAGGCCCAGCTCGGTGAACCCGACATGCGCATGCCGATCAGCTTCGCGCTGATGTTCCCCGACCGCGCCACGCGTCCCGACGCCCGATTCAGCTTCGCGGACCATCCCCAGCTCTCGTTCGGCCCGGTCGACGGCGAAAAATATCCTGCGCTGGGAATCGCCTACGAATGTCTGCGCCGCGGCGGAACGGCCCCCTGCACGATGAACGGAGCCAACGAGGTGGCCGTGGCCGCATTCCTCGCCCGGCAGTGCTCGTGGCTCGACATCGTGCGAACGATCGAACACACGCTCGACAAGGCCGCGTTCACGGCCCGTCCCTCGCTCGGGGACCTGGCCGAGGCCGACAGAGAAGCCCGGCAGCTGGCCGCCCGGTTCCTCGGCGTCGACACAACCCCCGCCCGGCGGGGCTAA
- a CDS encoding murein hydrolase activator EnvC — MNWLKKIKAWWHGFFRKRRFNMLNATDLSEEWHMHLSPASIFAGLIAFLLMLFIITLSLVAYTPVLEFLPGYRTEADRSRESLIQNIIRLDSMERVMNDMMTYNENIALIMEGRTPVSRVLAASDSSRISKVLVVPSREDSILRAEMEGSGPYALSGQENGSRRQVREAIELASPVEGIITEHFDLKENRYGVKIAAAAADRIAAVDNGTVVQSLWSPDNGYTIVIQHAANLLSIYRNLSQSLVATGQTVRAGEQIGYNAEAENGEVKLFEFELWNNGKPVDPERYIVF, encoded by the coding sequence ATGAACTGGTTGAAAAAAATAAAGGCCTGGTGGCACGGATTCTTCCGCAAACGAAGATTCAACATGCTCAACGCCACGGACCTCTCCGAAGAGTGGCACATGCACCTCTCGCCGGCCAGCATCTTCGCCGGATTGATCGCATTCCTGCTCATGCTCTTCATCATCACCCTCTCGCTGGTGGCTTACACCCCCGTGCTGGAGTTCCTCCCCGGATACCGCACCGAGGCCGACCGCTCGCGCGAAAGCCTCATCCAGAACATCATCCGACTCGATTCGATGGAGCGCGTCATGAACGACATGATGACCTACAACGAAAACATTGCCCTGATCATGGAGGGCCGGACACCCGTATCACGCGTCCTCGCCGCCTCCGATTCGTCGCGCATCTCCAAGGTGCTCGTCGTCCCCTCGCGCGAGGATTCGATCCTGCGCGCCGAAATGGAGGGAAGCGGCCCCTATGCCCTCTCGGGCCAGGAGAACGGCTCGCGCCGACAGGTCCGTGAGGCCATCGAACTCGCCTCGCCCGTCGAGGGTATCATCACCGAACACTTCGATCTGAAGGAGAACCGATACGGCGTCAAGATCGCCGCCGCTGCCGCCGACCGCATCGCCGCCGTCGACAACGGAACCGTCGTCCAGAGCCTCTGGTCCCCCGACAACGGATACACAATCGTCATCCAGCACGCCGCTAACCTCCTCTCGATCTACCGGAACCTCTCCCAGTCGCTCGTCGCTACGGGTCAGACCGTCCGCGCCGGCGAACAGATCGGGTACAATGCCGAAGCCGAAAACGGAGAGGTCAAACTCTTCGAATTCGAACTCTGGAACAACGGGAAACCCGTCGATCCCGAAAGATACATCGTCTTCTGA
- a CDS encoding sugar O-acetyltransferase has product MTEVEKMMRGELYDYSDPEAMELNLQAHERLEKLNTVRYRDFAAYRSALRELIPGFPDTSYLITPFRCDFGFRISVGEGVVINFNCTFLDGGGITIGNHTLIGPNCQLLTPHHPIDYLERRKPVETGKPVRIGNDCWLGGGVIVCPGVTIGDRCIIAAGSVVTHDIPDDSLAAGNPAVVKRKLEKHDD; this is encoded by the coding sequence ATGACCGAAGTCGAAAAGATGATGCGCGGCGAGCTGTACGACTACAGCGACCCGGAAGCCATGGAACTCAACCTGCAAGCCCACGAGCGGCTCGAGAAGCTCAATACGGTCCGGTACCGGGATTTCGCTGCCTATCGCTCCGCCCTGCGCGAACTGATCCCCGGATTCCCCGACACGAGCTACCTGATCACGCCGTTTCGCTGCGACTTCGGGTTCCGGATCTCCGTCGGCGAAGGCGTCGTCATCAACTTCAACTGCACGTTCCTCGACGGCGGCGGCATCACGATCGGCAACCACACGCTCATCGGCCCCAACTGCCAGCTCCTGACGCCTCACCACCCGATCGACTATCTGGAACGCCGCAAACCCGTCGAAACGGGAAAACCCGTCCGCATCGGCAACGACTGCTGGCTGGGCGGCGGCGTGATCGTCTGCCCGGGGGTCACGATCGGCGACCGCTGCATCATCGCCGCCGGAAGCGTCGTGACACACGACATACCCGATGACTCGCTGGCGGCCGGAAACCCCGCCGTCGTAAAACGCAAACTCGAGAAACATGACGACTGA
- the rseP gene encoding RIP metalloprotease RseP produces MDILIKIIQFFLCFTILVGIHEFGHFIMARVFRIRVEKFYIFFDIGFSLFKFRRGNTEYGMGWLPLGGYCKIAGMIDESMDKGYQSQAVQPWEFRAKPAWQRFLVMIAGVVMNLLLAVAIYIGISYTWGTTYLSNEDVKWGYNFNEAGHRLGFQDGDRILTVDGQPIDDFLDILNAMVIVDADRKIVVERNGEQVELTLPLNELIAMRQNKGYEGLLVPRQPFVIDSVVAPTVAMLRPGDEIVGIDELAGVEYPDFREYIQSHAGDSVRLHVVRQGVALPAFAVPVSQEGTLGVIREGYTLRTQKYTFWQAIPAGFHKTGEVISSYWQQLKMIVKPKTKMYEELGGFLAIGSIFPSSWDWQDFWLKTAFLSIILAVMNIIPIPGLDGGHAIFTFWEMITRRKVSDKVLEAAQYVGLVIILMLLLYANGNDIYRFFIK; encoded by the coding sequence ATGGACATACTCATCAAAATCATTCAGTTCTTCCTCTGCTTCACGATCCTGGTCGGAATCCATGAGTTCGGGCACTTCATCATGGCCCGCGTATTCCGGATCCGCGTCGAAAAGTTCTACATCTTCTTCGACATCGGTTTCTCGCTCTTCAAGTTCCGCCGCGGAAACACCGAGTACGGCATGGGCTGGCTCCCGCTGGGCGGTTACTGCAAAATCGCCGGCATGATCGACGAGTCGATGGACAAGGGTTATCAGAGTCAGGCCGTACAGCCCTGGGAATTCCGCGCCAAACCCGCCTGGCAACGCTTCCTGGTCATGATCGCCGGCGTGGTGATGAACCTCCTGCTCGCCGTGGCCATCTACATCGGAATCAGCTACACGTGGGGCACGACCTACCTCTCGAACGAGGACGTCAAGTGGGGCTACAACTTCAACGAGGCCGGACACCGGCTCGGCTTCCAGGACGGTGACCGAATCCTGACCGTCGACGGCCAGCCGATCGACGACTTCCTCGACATCCTCAACGCCATGGTCATCGTCGACGCCGACCGAAAGATCGTCGTTGAGCGCAACGGAGAGCAGGTCGAACTCACCCTCCCGCTCAACGAACTGATCGCCATGCGCCAGAACAAGGGCTACGAAGGACTGCTCGTCCCGCGTCAGCCGTTCGTCATCGACAGCGTCGTGGCTCCGACGGTGGCCATGCTCCGCCCGGGCGACGAGATCGTCGGAATCGACGAACTGGCCGGCGTCGAATATCCCGACTTCCGCGAGTACATCCAGTCGCATGCCGGCGATTCGGTCCGGCTGCACGTCGTGCGGCAGGGCGTCGCGCTGCCCGCCTTCGCCGTCCCGGTCTCCCAGGAGGGTACGCTCGGAGTCATCCGCGAAGGGTACACCCTCCGCACCCAAAAGTACACCTTCTGGCAGGCTATCCCCGCCGGATTCCACAAAACCGGAGAGGTCATCTCCTCCTACTGGCAGCAGCTGAAGATGATCGTGAAGCCCAAAACCAAGATGTACGAGGAGCTGGGAGGGTTCCTCGCCATCGGAAGCATCTTCCCCTCGTCGTGGGACTGGCAGGACTTCTGGCTCAAGACCGCATTCCTCTCGATCATCCTCGCCGTGATGAACATCATCCCCATCCCCGGTCTGGACGGCGGTCACGCCATCTTCACCTTCTGGGAGATGATCACCCGGCGAAAGGTCAGCGACAAGGTCCTCGAGGCCGCCCAGTATGTCGGACTGGTCATCATCCTCATGCTGCTGCTCTACGCCAACGGCAACGATATCTACCGATTCTTCATCAAATAG
- a CDS encoding right-handed parallel beta-helix repeat-containing protein, giving the protein MKSLLRVLLLGAAVILSACRTSASGGDVRLSDFLDPRADSLDAGPAIRRALAHCASTHARRLILPGGELRIREDLLVEKYQFISNNDEGLKRIAFDLDGFENFTVEGAGTRLLFTGFVSPFSLERCRNVRIRNLEIDFTRTFHSEATVRAAGPGWLDLEFPAAYRCDLSDGCLRLLDDEGRSYPYSSLLEFDARRREPAFHVDDYWLPAHTIPAERRADGRIRIFRPDLKATPGNTLVFGAARRLNPGFVLSDSQVVEIHDVTIHHCGGMGVIAQRCSDITLERLRVVPAPGRMISITADATHFANCSGKIRLLDCTFLNQKDDATNIHGIYMPVVRCIGPKTLRLRLAHSGQYGVDFLREGMQVEVVDNRSLMTYARRTVGQVQRLNKEFTEVTFTEPLPDSIRTGHLIAADEAGPDVLIRGCRMSGNRARGLLIGSRGKVVIEENYFHIAGASILFEGDGNFWFEQSGVRDVTIRNNRFENGNYGSLGWGAACIAVGSGIPDRAASRYHRNIRVEGNTFRVFDPRIVNLYCVDGFRFADNNRIIRTTDYPAQFDPELFFRFAECDHVEVPAHVVWQEE; this is encoded by the coding sequence ATGAAATCTCTCCTCCGCGTACTGCTCCTTGGGGCCGCTGTGATCCTCTCGGCCTGCCGGACGTCGGCCTCCGGCGGCGACGTCCGTCTGAGCGACTTTCTCGATCCCCGGGCCGACAGTCTCGACGCCGGACCCGCCATCCGCCGCGCCCTGGCACACTGTGCCTCGACCCATGCCCGACGGCTCATCCTCCCCGGCGGCGAACTCCGCATCCGGGAAGATCTGCTCGTCGAAAAGTATCAGTTCATCAGCAACAACGACGAAGGGCTCAAGCGCATCGCCTTCGATCTGGACGGATTCGAGAACTTCACCGTCGAAGGCGCCGGAACAAGGCTCCTCTTCACGGGTTTCGTCTCGCCGTTCAGCCTCGAACGTTGTCGAAACGTCCGGATCCGCAACCTCGAAATCGACTTCACCCGCACGTTCCACTCCGAAGCCACGGTCCGTGCCGCCGGCCCCGGCTGGCTCGATCTGGAGTTCCCGGCAGCGTATCGCTGCGACCTCTCGGACGGCTGTCTGCGGCTGCTCGACGACGAAGGTCGCTCGTACCCCTACTCCAGTCTGCTGGAGTTCGACGCCCGACGCCGCGAACCCGCCTTCCACGTCGACGACTACTGGCTCCCGGCTCACACCATTCCCGCCGAGCGCCGTGCAGACGGTCGGATCCGCATCTTCCGCCCCGATCTGAAGGCCACGCCCGGAAATACGCTCGTCTTCGGCGCCGCACGACGGCTCAATCCCGGATTCGTCCTCTCCGATTCGCAGGTCGTTGAGATCCACGACGTCACGATCCACCACTGCGGCGGAATGGGCGTCATCGCCCAGCGGTGCAGCGACATCACCCTCGAAAGACTGCGTGTCGTCCCCGCTCCCGGCCGCATGATCAGCATCACGGCCGACGCCACCCACTTCGCCAACTGCTCGGGGAAGATCCGCCTGCTCGACTGCACGTTCCTCAACCAGAAGGACGACGCCACAAACATCCACGGAATCTACATGCCCGTCGTCAGATGCATCGGCCCGAAAACACTCCGGCTCCGGCTCGCCCACAGCGGGCAGTACGGCGTCGACTTCCTCCGCGAGGGCATGCAGGTCGAGGTGGTAGACAACCGCTCGCTGATGACCTATGCCCGTCGCACAGTCGGGCAGGTGCAACGCCTCAACAAGGAGTTCACGGAGGTGACCTTCACCGAACCCCTCCCCGACTCGATCCGAACGGGCCATCTGATCGCCGCCGACGAGGCCGGTCCCGACGTGCTGATCCGGGGATGCCGGATGTCCGGAAACCGCGCCCGCGGGCTGTTGATCGGTTCGCGCGGGAAGGTGGTCATCGAGGAGAACTACTTCCACATCGCCGGCGCCTCGATCCTCTTCGAGGGGGACGGCAACTTCTGGTTCGAACAGTCCGGCGTGCGCGACGTCACGATCCGGAACAACCGTTTCGAAAACGGAAACTACGGCAGTCTGGGCTGGGGCGCAGCCTGCATCGCCGTCGGCAGCGGAATCCCGGATCGCGCGGCGAGCCGATACCACCGCAACATCCGCGTCGAGGGGAACACCTTCCGCGTCTTCGACCCCCGCATCGTCAACCTCTACTGCGTCGACGGGTTCCGATTCGCCGACAACAACCGCATCATCCGCACGACGGACTATCCCGCACAGTTCGATCCGGAGCTCTTCTTCCGCTTTGCGGAGTGCGACCACGTCGAGGTGCCGGCACACGTCGTCTGGCAGGAAGAGTAG